A single window of Nostoc sp. C052 DNA harbors:
- a CDS encoding DUF1003 domain-containing protein, whose protein sequence is MQTNNQPNPSDSPQVSGQIPHQKILPTAPLPESISQNIETIIALHRRSEKNVSQHQRFVETITVFFGRPVFLYSILLGIILWITPNFLPRRLGVPKIEEVPFPWLQFSLTAGSLLVTTGVLIKQERQEKLAEQRAQLSLQLNLLSEQKIAKLIALVEELRQDIPNVKNRFDPEAEIMKSPTDAHAIVDLLEETLASELANLSQEEISTQE, encoded by the coding sequence ATGCAAACCAACAATCAACCAAATCCAAGTGATTCACCGCAAGTATCGGGTCAAATACCTCATCAAAAGATTCTGCCCACTGCCCCATTACCAGAATCTATTAGTCAAAATATCGAGACTATCATCGCATTGCATAGACGTTCGGAAAAAAATGTCTCACAACACCAGCGCTTTGTAGAAACGATAACCGTCTTTTTTGGTCGTCCTGTATTCCTGTATAGTATTCTGCTTGGGATTATTCTCTGGATAACACCCAATTTCTTACCACGACGTTTAGGCGTACCAAAAATTGAGGAAGTTCCATTTCCTTGGTTACAATTTTCACTGACTGCGGGTTCATTGTTGGTGACAACAGGGGTATTGATTAAACAAGAGCGACAAGAAAAGTTAGCAGAGCAACGGGCGCAACTTAGCCTTCAACTCAACCTACTTTCTGAGCAGAAAATCGCTAAACTCATCGCGTTGGTTGAGGAATTACGCCAAGATATTCCCAATGTCAAAAATCGCTTTGATCCGGAGGCCGAAATAATGAAGTCTCCTACTGATGCACATGCAATTGTAGACTTATTGGAAGAAACCTTAGCATCGGAGTTAGCAAATTTATCGCAGGAAGAAATATCAACTCAGGAGTAA
- a CDS encoding CHAT domain-containing protein: protein MDHPVFSKDDDRLKPSVIQSGQNRGKNPNSTELNTLAMRRSSCDSNFSFPRLEGTHTEATNILSLVPKSSSKSAFDFDVNRTTVMNPEMSQYQIVHFATHGFFDTNNPKWNGTKKSSKLCRIKATALMPSPAVMV, encoded by the coding sequence ATGGATCATCCGGTATTTAGTAAAGATGATGATCGGTTAAAGCCAAGTGTAATTCAAAGTGGTCAAAATAGAGGTAAAAATCCCAACTCTACTGAATTAAATACTTTAGCAATGAGGCGTTCTAGCTGTGATTCAAATTTTAGTTTTCCTCGCCTTGAAGGGACGCACACAGAAGCCACAAATATTTTGAGTTTAGTTCCTAAATCATCAAGCAAATCAGCTTTTGATTTTGATGTTAATCGTACTACCGTAATGAATCCAGAAATGAGTCAATACCAAATTGTACACTTTGCAACTCACGGATTTTTCGATACTAACAATCCTAAGTGGAATGGCACTAAGAAAAGCTCGAAGCTATGTAGAATAAAGGCTACAGCTTTAATGCCCAGTCCCGCAGTCATGGTATGA
- a CDS encoding NB-ARC domain-containing protein, with the protein MNLHKPKRNRGVILTCEGWQKLQKTKLEGELREKSGSKYTLEEISERAGLTSNTVAKILANQEGVDKRTLVCLFMAFNLVLNPHDYSKLNPDLAKLQSLNAPKRLDWGEMVDVSVFYGRTDELALLEQWLIQERCRVVALLGMGGIGKTSLAAKLAQKVQGWFEYVIWRSLYNAPPLFDLLANLIQFFSNEQVLEIDLPKSVGSRISQLIEYLQQQRCLIVLDNVETILQTGAYAGCYREGYEDYGLLVKRLGQVMHQSSLVLTSREKPKDVASHEGQALAVRSLQLRGLKEEEGKKIFHLKGLSGAESQEKALIELYCGNPLALKIVATTIQDVFNGDISEFLNQKTVVFGDICAVLEQQFERLSNLERVVMYWLAINRESIPLYKLQEDLNSLVIPHKLLEAIESLIRRSFIEKFQSSLSEKSTLLFTLHSLVMEYVTSKLIQQTYQEIATQNIVLLKYYALSKAHSKDYTRETQIRLVIKPIINELFTIFKTLKRLENHLNKILVKLQAESPLEPGYTSGNIVSLLRQLKTDLRGYDFSNLSLWQVDMRGINLHQVNFQNANLSKSMFTKNFSRISALAFSPNGKILAASDTNGKICLWRDFAEGEQLLTCLGHIDWVRAIAFSPNGSTLCSGGTDQNVKLWDVNTGECLKTLTGHPEPVRSVAFSPGGEILASGSDDRTVRLWSLLDSNCYKILQGHSDSVLSVVFSPKGKIIASASSDKTVKLWNFRTGECVRTLQGHTSSVSSVAFNLDGQTLVSGGDDQTVKLWSISDGKCLKTYQGHSDSVRSVAFAPSGNILASGSDDQTVKLWNFRTGECVKTLQGHTSLVWSVVFSPDGQTLVSGGDDQTVRFWDVSTGQTLKNLQGYNNGVWSVAFAPSGQTLISSSEDQTVKLWDVADGKCYKTLRGHPNRVRTVAFSPQGNILASGSYDRLVRLWDSSTCQCCNILQGHTGWVKSVAFAPGGKILASGSDDKTVRLWDVNSGRVLNILEHSHGVWSVAFSPEGNILASGSDDQTVRLWDISTSECLKILLGHTSWVLSVAFSPLGKILASSSKDKTVKLWDVSTGECLKILLGHTSWVLSVAFSPLGKILASGSVDQTVRLWDVQSGQCIKTLHGHTHWIRSVAFSPDSRTLVSGSEDETVKLWDVLTGECLKTLRNERPYEGMNITGVTGLTEATIASLKVLGAI; encoded by the coding sequence ATGAATCTGCACAAGCCAAAACGAAATCGTGGCGTTATACTTACTTGTGAAGGCTGGCAAAAGCTTCAGAAGACGAAACTTGAAGGGGAACTTCGAGAAAAATCTGGCTCCAAGTACACGCTGGAAGAAATAAGTGAACGCGCTGGATTAACTTCAAATACAGTCGCAAAGATACTTGCTAACCAAGAAGGGGTTGACAAACGAACGCTTGTTTGTTTATTCATGGCGTTTAACTTAGTGCTAAATCCCCACGACTATTCTAAGTTAAATCCTGATTTGGCGAAACTTCAAAGCTTAAACGCCCCCAAGCGTCTTGATTGGGGAGAGATGGTGGATGTATCTGTTTTCTATGGACGCACAGATGAACTTGCTCTCTTGGAGCAATGGCTGATCCAGGAACGCTGTCGAGTAGTGGCGCTGTTGGGAATGGGAGGAATCGGTAAAACCTCTCTAGCTGCCAAGTTAGCACAAAAAGTTCAAGGATGGTTTGAGTATGTTATTTGGCGATCGCTCTACAATGCTCCCCCACTTTTTGACCTGCTGGCTAACTTAATTCAATTTTTCTCTAATGAGCAGGTTTTAGAAATTGACTTACCAAAAAGTGTAGGTAGTAGAATATCACAATTAATTGAATATTTGCAACAACAACGCTGTCTGATCGTATTAGATAATGTTGAGACTATTTTGCAAACAGGCGCTTATGCTGGGTGCTATCGAGAAGGATATGAGGATTATGGTTTACTGGTAAAACGATTGGGACAAGTCATGCATCAAAGCTCCTTGGTGCTGACTTCTCGTGAAAAACCTAAAGACGTAGCCTCACACGAAGGACAAGCACTAGCTGTTCGTTCATTACAACTGAGGGGTCTGAAAGAGGAAGAAGGAAAAAAAATTTTTCACCTCAAAGGTCTGTCTGGAGCAGAGTCCCAAGAAAAAGCACTGATTGAGCTTTATTGTGGCAATCCATTGGCTTTGAAGATAGTTGCAACAACTATTCAAGATGTCTTTAATGGTGATATTTCTGAGTTTTTGAACCAGAAGACAGTTGTTTTTGGGGATATCTGTGCTGTTTTAGAGCAGCAGTTTGAGCGTTTATCTAATTTAGAACGTGTGGTTATGTACTGGTTGGCAATTAATCGTGAGTCAATTCCACTCTACAAATTGCAAGAAGATTTAAATTCATTAGTAATACCACACAAATTATTAGAAGCTATAGAATCTTTGATCAGACGAAGTTTCATCGAGAAGTTTCAGTCATCACTAAGTGAAAAAAGTACTTTACTCTTCACATTACACTCTCTAGTAATGGAGTATGTAACTAGCAAATTAATCCAGCAAACTTATCAAGAAATTGCAACTCAGAATATTGTGCTTCTCAAGTATTATGCTTTAAGTAAAGCTCACTCCAAAGACTACACTAGAGAAACTCAAATACGCTTAGTTATTAAGCCCATTATAAATGAACTTTTCACTATTTTTAAAACCCTAAAAAGACTAGAAAATCATTTAAATAAAATTTTAGTAAAGCTGCAAGCAGAATCTCCGCTTGAACCTGGGTATACAAGCGGAAATATTGTCAGCTTACTTCGTCAGTTAAAGACAGATTTAAGAGGTTATGATTTTTCTAACCTGAGCCTTTGGCAAGTAGATATGCGCGGTATAAATTTACATCAAGTCAATTTCCAAAATGCTAATTTATCTAAATCGATGTTTACTAAAAATTTCAGTAGAATTTCTGCGCTAGCATTCAGCCCCAACGGAAAAATTTTGGCGGCGAGTGACACAAACGGCAAGATTTGCTTGTGGCGAGACTTTGCTGAGGGCGAACAACTTTTGACCTGTTTAGGACACATTGATTGGGTTCGAGCGATCGCCTTTAGTCCGAATGGTAGCACTCTTTGCAGTGGAGGTACTGACCAAAATGTGAAATTGTGGGATGTCAACACAGGTGAATGCCTAAAAACTTTAACAGGACATCCTGAGCCGGTACGATCTGTTGCCTTCAGTCCTGGAGGTGAAATTCTAGCTTCTGGCAGCGACGATCGGACAGTACGTTTGTGGAGTCTTTTAGATAGCAATTGCTACAAAATTTTACAAGGACATAGTGATTCGGTATTATCTGTAGTTTTTAGTCCTAAAGGTAAAATTATCGCCAGTGCTAGTAGTGATAAAACCGTGAAGCTATGGAATTTCCGCACAGGAGAATGCGTCAGAACTTTGCAGGGACACACCAGTTCGGTTTCATCAGTTGCTTTCAATCTGGATGGTCAAACCTTGGTTAGCGGTGGTGATGACCAAACTGTGAAACTCTGGAGTATCTCAGATGGGAAGTGCCTAAAAACTTATCAAGGACATAGTGACAGTGTTAGGTCAGTCGCCTTTGCTCCTAGTGGTAATATTCTAGCTAGCGGCAGTGATGACCAAACTGTGAAACTATGGAATTTTCGCACAGGAGAATGCGTTAAAACATTGCAGGGACACACCAGTTTGGTCTGGTCTGTTGTTTTCAGTCCCGATGGTCAAACCTTGGTCAGTGGTGGTGATGACCAAACTGTGAGGTTTTGGGATGTTAGCACTGGTCAAACCTTAAAAAACTTGCAGGGATACAATAATGGAGTGTGGTCTGTTGCCTTTGCTCCTAGTGGTCAGACCCTGATTAGCAGCAGTGAGGACCAAACCGTCAAGCTCTGGGATGTCGCGGATGGAAAGTGCTACAAAACTTTGCGGGGACACCCGAATCGAGTCCGAACTGTTGCCTTTAGTCCTCAAGGTAATATCTTGGCTAGTGGCAGTTACGATCGGCTTGTAAGGCTGTGGGATAGCAGTACTTGCCAATGCTGTAACATATTACAGGGACATACTGGCTGGGTAAAGTCAGTTGCCTTTGCTCCTGGAGGTAAAATTTTGGCTAGTGGCAGTGATGACAAAACTGTAAGGCTTTGGGATGTTAACAGTGGTCGCGTTTTGAATATTTTGGAACATAGTCATGGAGTATGGTCTGTTGCTTTCAGTCCTGAAGGGAATATCCTGGCTAGTGGCAGTGATGACCAAACTGTGAGACTCTGGGATATTAGCACAAGTGAATGTCTCAAAATTTTGTTGGGACACACAAGTTGGGTATTGTCCGTTGCTTTCAGTCCTCTTGGTAAGATCCTAGCCAGTAGCAGTAAAGATAAAACAGTCAAGCTCTGGGATGTTAGCACAGGTGAATGTCTCAAAATTTTGTTGGGACACACAAGTTGGGTATTGTCCGTTGCTTTCAGTCCTCTTGGTAAGATCCTAGCTAGCGGTAGCGTAGATCAAACGGTAAGGTTGTGGGATGTTCAATCCGGTCAATGTATCAAAACTTTACATGGTCATACCCACTGGATCAGGTCAGTTGCCTTTAGTCCAGATAGTCGAACTTTAGTAAGTGGCAGTGAAGATGAAACTGTTAAATTATGGGATGTTTTGACGGGTGAATGCCTAAAAACTTTAAGAAACGAAAGACCTTATGAGGGAATGAACATTACTGGCGTTACAGGTTTAACCGAAGCAACTATTGCTTCTCTAAAAGTTCTGGGAGCAATTTAA
- a CDS encoding alpha/beta hydrolase produces the protein MTYVLGKQTLLLKIALRIFSIGLLPLLTANQALGAERIKFNYGLLEESIPINSLETYARTGKIDDELAVYRQDVGKKQLTQLRQALTTPIPLNEVEVSQFLYTPIGEILLKKLGKVIQTESNLSGFYAIRAALILSAAEPNNFTLLNVLRKFPASAISINLNQSFQIVNALQDLVNQTQNVIALINQQSQEKVSKTPTVNSVPVLDLGKPGSFHFFKQTIRLDDVSRNRIFPADIYLPVAQTPRTIIVISHGLGSDRTSFAYLAEHLASYGFVVAVPEHPGSDSKQLQALLAGTADRVTNPREFIDRPLDIKYLLDELTRLSKSDPTFKGRLNLEQVGVVGQSFGGYTALALAGAKINFEQLKTDCASLEDTLNISLLLQCLAVNLPHVKYKLFDARVKAIIAIDPIDSSIFGKASLSQIKIPVMIVSGSYDTIAPALPEQIQPFTWLATPNKYLVVINGGTHFSTIAESPNATVPVPTQLIGSSTALARRYVKALSVPFFETYVAEQPSYLPSLSVDYVNTISQQSLPLSLIKSLASEQLEQAFK, from the coding sequence ATGACTTATGTTTTAGGTAAACAAACCCTTTTGCTCAAAATAGCTTTGAGAATTTTTAGTATAGGGTTACTACCTTTACTAACTGCAAATCAAGCTTTAGGTGCAGAAAGGATAAAATTCAATTACGGTCTTTTAGAAGAATCTATCCCCATTAATTCACTTGAGACTTATGCTAGAACGGGCAAAATAGACGATGAATTAGCTGTATATAGACAGGATGTAGGCAAAAAGCAACTAACTCAATTGCGTCAGGCTTTAACTACTCCTATTCCCTTAAATGAAGTAGAAGTTTCGCAGTTTCTTTATACACCAATTGGGGAGATATTATTAAAAAAATTAGGAAAAGTTATTCAGACAGAATCTAATTTATCAGGATTCTACGCTATTCGTGCTGCATTGATTTTATCAGCCGCAGAGCCAAATAATTTTACACTTTTAAATGTCTTACGTAAGTTTCCTGCAAGTGCAATTTCAATTAATTTAAATCAGAGCTTCCAAATTGTAAATGCCTTACAGGATTTAGTCAATCAAACTCAAAATGTAATAGCCCTTATTAACCAACAATCCCAAGAAAAGGTAAGCAAGACTCCTACAGTTAATAGCGTTCCAGTATTAGACTTAGGAAAACCTGGAAGTTTTCATTTTTTCAAGCAAACTATCAGACTTGATGACGTTTCACGGAATCGGATATTCCCTGCTGATATTTACCTCCCAGTTGCCCAGACTCCTCGAACGATAATTGTCATTTCGCACGGACTTGGTTCTGACAGAACAAGTTTTGCTTATCTAGCTGAACATCTAGCATCTTATGGTTTTGTGGTTGCGGTTCCAGAACATCCTGGCAGCGATTCAAAACAACTGCAAGCATTGTTAGCAGGTACAGCGGATAGAGTGACTAATCCCAGAGAATTTATTGACAGACCTTTAGATATTAAATATTTACTAGATGAACTCACTCGTTTGTCCAAATCTGATCCCACATTTAAAGGACGTTTAAATTTAGAACAAGTTGGTGTAGTCGGGCAATCATTTGGTGGATATACGGCATTAGCATTAGCAGGTGCAAAGATTAATTTTGAACAACTTAAAACCGACTGTGCGTCGTTGGAAGATACATTAAATATTTCGCTTTTACTTCAATGTTTGGCGGTCAATTTACCCCACGTCAAATACAAATTATTTGATGCAAGGGTTAAAGCAATAATCGCGATTGATCCAATTGATAGTAGTATTTTTGGAAAAGCTAGTCTTAGCCAAATAAAAATTCCGGTGATGATTGTATCTGGTAGTTATGATACGATTGCTCCAGCTTTACCAGAACAAATTCAGCCTTTTACTTGGTTAGCAACTCCAAATAAATATTTAGTAGTTATCAATGGCGGAACACACTTTTCTACTATTGCAGAATCACCAAATGCAACCGTACCTGTTCCGACACAACTAATCGGTTCTAGTACAGCTTTGGCACGTCGTTATGTGAAAGCGTTAAGTGTTCCTTTCTTTGAAACTTATGTTGCTGAACAGCCCAGTTATCTTCCATCTTTGAGTGTAGATTACGTGAATACAATTAGTCAGCAATCACTACCGTTAAGTTTAATTAAATCTCTGGCATCTGAACAACTAGAACAAGCGTTTAAATAA
- a CDS encoding cupin domain-containing protein translates to MQNNSSPKPTIEYWHVWTDDEGISHQSCCQIEDFIEKGIAPDTSPQWLSNLKQSGATITFTVLPVGWVGNWHENPKPQWIIPLSGRWFVETMDGQRVEMGVGEISFGEDQGTKADAQGHKGHLSGTVGDAPAVLIIVQFEETPTIDQSCRFR, encoded by the coding sequence ATGCAGAATAACTCATCACCCAAACCAACAATTGAATACTGGCACGTCTGGACTGACGACGAAGGTATAAGTCACCAATCCTGTTGTCAAATTGAAGACTTCATAGAAAAAGGCATAGCCCCGGATACCTCACCGCAGTGGCTTTCTAATTTGAAGCAGTCTGGTGCTACAATCACCTTTACTGTGCTACCTGTGGGATGGGTTGGTAACTGGCATGAGAACCCGAAACCCCAGTGGATCATACCTTTGTCGGGACGCTGGTTTGTGGAGACTATGGACGGACAGCGAGTGGAGATGGGTGTTGGCGAAATTTCCTTTGGAGAAGATCAGGGCACGAAAGCAGACGCGCAAGGTCATAAAGGTCACTTATCTGGAACAGTAGGCGATGCGCCAGCTGTTCTAATAATAGTGCAATTTGAAGAGACTCCGACTATAGATCAATCTTGTCGATTTAGGTAA
- a CDS encoding PRC-barrel domain-containing protein, with translation MSLHQIEDFDANDHEQNYQEYVRGFDLYSKDEKVGSAEDLLVDDDGHIRYLVINTGMWIFGKKVLLPIGWAQVDYDTHRVYAVNLTKAQVEALPEFTDGMTVDFDYEHRVRQVYRPSSSFSVFDSSGVGYAGYGTEPPASTDTPTSSGVGYAGYGTDPPASTDTAISSGVGYAGYGTDSPAPAYIPTSYGVGYEGYENALPAPGRALSPDTDHCDSYPYQQDPSLYEMNEQNHQRLKLYEERLVANRKQHKLGRTL, from the coding sequence ATGTCTCTTCATCAAATCGAAGATTTTGATGCCAATGATCATGAACAGAATTATCAGGAGTATGTGAGGGGGTTTGACCTTTACTCCAAAGACGAAAAAGTTGGCTCTGCTGAAGACCTTTTAGTTGATGATGATGGCCACATTCGTTATCTGGTAATCAACACAGGCATGTGGATTTTTGGCAAAAAAGTTCTGCTGCCAATTGGATGGGCTCAGGTAGACTATGATACCCACCGCGTCTATGCAGTCAACCTGACTAAAGCCCAGGTAGAAGCGCTACCTGAGTTTACGGATGGTATGACTGTTGATTTTGATTATGAACATCGGGTTAGACAAGTGTACCGTCCTTCATCTTCATTTAGTGTCTTTGACTCTTCTGGGGTTGGATACGCCGGGTATGGAACTGAACCTCCCGCTTCTACTGATACTCCCACCTCTTCTGGGGTTGGATACGCTGGATATGGAACTGACCCTCCTGCCTCTACTGATACTGCCATCTCTTCCGGGGTTGGATACGCCGGATATGGAACGGATTCTCCGGCCCCTGCCTATATTCCTACCTCTTATGGGGTTGGGTATGAAGGATATGAAAATGCCCTGCCTGCTCCGGGTAGGGCACTCTCACCGGATACTGATCACTGCGATTCCTACCCATATCAGCAAGATCCCTCCTTATATGAAATGAACGAGCAAAATCATCAACGGCTGAAACTGTATGAAGAACGGCTAGTGGCAAACAGAAAACAGCACAAATTAGGACGAACGCTTTAA
- a CDS encoding IS982 family transposase, translated as MFSLEFLFCHVDDFCKAFESQWHKKLLVHGGIRRIRARSLCLSEIMTILIAFHQNHYRNFKHFYLNHVKQQWSCAFPGLPSYQRFIEWIPSTLIPLCVYLKHCFGRCTGIGFIDSTCLKVCHNRRISRHKVFEGLASRGKTSVDWFFGFKLHLVVNELGQLLNVVLTPGNIDDRQPVPDLLSDLFGKIFGDRGYVSQKLASQLLQEFGIKFFAKPRRNMRNHLMHLHDKLLSRKRSIIETINDQLKNISQIEHSRHRSPVNFCVNVLCGLIAYCHQPKKPSLQMEWLLPQSA; from the coding sequence ATGTTTAGTTTAGAATTTTTGTTCTGTCATGTAGATGATTTTTGTAAGGCGTTTGAAAGCCAATGGCACAAAAAGCTGTTGGTACATGGAGGAATAAGACGGATTCGGGCTAGAAGTCTGTGTTTGAGTGAAATAATGACGATACTGATTGCATTTCATCAAAATCACTACCGGAATTTCAAGCATTTTTATTTGAATCATGTCAAACAGCAATGGAGTTGTGCTTTTCCGGGACTTCCGAGTTATCAACGATTCATTGAATGGATACCATCAACCTTGATACCTTTGTGCGTTTACCTGAAGCATTGTTTTGGACGGTGTACGGGTATCGGTTTTATCGATTCAACATGTCTGAAGGTCTGCCATAATCGTCGGATTTCTCGGCATAAGGTTTTTGAAGGTTTAGCCTCTCGTGGAAAGACTTCTGTGGATTGGTTTTTCGGGTTTAAGCTTCATCTTGTCGTCAATGAACTTGGTCAACTCTTAAATGTGGTTCTTACTCCTGGTAATATTGATGACCGTCAACCAGTTCCTGATTTACTCAGTGATCTGTTTGGCAAAATATTTGGCGATCGCGGATATGTCTCTCAAAAACTGGCTTCTCAACTTTTGCAAGAGTTCGGCATTAAATTTTTTGCCAAACCCCGTCGCAACATGAGAAACCATCTGATGCATCTCCATGACAAGCTCTTATCCCGTAAACGCTCCATTATTGAGACTATTAACGATCAACTCAAGAATATTTCTCAAATCGAACATTCTAGACACCGAAGCCCTGTTAATTTCTGCGTTAACGTTCTGTGCGGATTAATCGCTTATTGCCATCAACCTAAGAAACCCAGCCTTCAGATGGAATGGCTTTTACCTCAATCTGCTTAA
- a CDS encoding IS4 family transposase has translation MTLRVQILKDKFSQGLGLPFKELLPESVIRLAISELEIKYKKRLFDPFIRLWAFLSQVLDMDKSCHNAVSKIIAHLAQEEVEIPSTDTSGYCQARARLPEKLLEKLFNCSAQNLETKVTQEHLWCGRNVKVIDGSTVSMPDTVENQKEYPQPNTQKEGCGFPIAKIGVIFSLVTGAATAVCIDIMNTHDIKLARKLYSFLKPNDVLLGDRAFCAYADMVTITKLGCDAVFRKHQSRTTTMRKGKIVGDCDKVVTWYKSKRCPQGLSKDEFDALPYTITVREIYYYIVIPGFRTQQVSLITTLLDKSSYSTLEIVGLYSKRWDVELDLRHLKTTLGMDVLRCKTPSMVRKEIYVYLLAYNLLRSLMWSAGTTYGNPPLRLSLQGTRHHLNNFIPKFLAATSTKLFQIYWTLLKVIAHKAVSDRPGRSEPRVRKRRPKAYPLMTKPRHELQEQLQIA, from the coding sequence GTGACACTACGAGTACAAATTCTCAAGGATAAATTTAGTCAGGGTTTAGGGCTACCTTTCAAAGAACTGTTGCCAGAATCGGTAATAAGACTTGCAATATCTGAGCTAGAAATCAAGTATAAAAAGCGATTGTTTGACCCATTTATAAGGTTGTGGGCATTTTTATCACAGGTTTTAGATATGGATAAAAGTTGCCATAATGCTGTCAGTAAAATAATTGCTCATTTAGCCCAAGAAGAGGTAGAAATCCCTTCAACAGATACGAGTGGTTACTGCCAAGCTAGGGCGAGACTTCCAGAGAAATTATTAGAAAAACTTTTCAATTGCTCGGCACAAAACCTAGAAACGAAAGTGACCCAAGAACATTTATGGTGTGGTCGCAATGTAAAAGTAATAGATGGTTCAACTGTCTCCATGCCAGATACCGTAGAGAATCAAAAAGAATACCCCCAACCTAATACCCAAAAAGAGGGATGTGGATTTCCAATTGCTAAAATTGGTGTGATATTCAGTTTAGTGACAGGAGCCGCTACTGCTGTGTGTATCGACATTATGAACACTCATGATATTAAATTAGCGAGGAAATTGTACAGTTTTCTTAAACCAAATGATGTCCTTTTAGGGGATAGAGCTTTTTGTGCTTATGCCGATATGGTTACGATTACCAAACTTGGTTGTGATGCTGTATTTCGGAAGCATCAATCTCGCACAACAACCATGCGGAAAGGTAAAATTGTTGGCGATTGCGACAAGGTTGTTACTTGGTATAAATCTAAACGATGCCCACAAGGATTGAGCAAGGATGAATTTGATGCTCTACCTTATACCATAACTGTAAGAGAAATTTACTACTACATTGTTATTCCTGGTTTTCGCACTCAACAAGTCAGTTTAATTACTACTCTTTTAGATAAATCTTCTTATTCTACTCTCGAAATTGTTGGGCTTTACAGTAAACGTTGGGATGTTGAATTGGATTTAAGACATCTTAAAACTACTTTGGGAATGGATGTTTTGCGCTGTAAAACCCCCTCAATGGTACGCAAAGAAATTTATGTTTATTTGCTTGCCTATAATTTACTTCGTAGTTTGATGTGGTCTGCGGGTACTACTTACGGCAATCCTCCGTTACGCCTATCGCTGCAAGGTACTCGCCACCATTTAAATAACTTTATTCCCAAATTTTTAGCTGCAACTTCAACAAAACTTTTTCAAATTTATTGGACTTTACTTAAAGTTATTGCTCACAAGGCTGTGAGTGATCGCCCTGGAAGAAGTGAACCACGAGTCCGTAAACGTCGCCCGAAAGCCTACCCCCTAATGACTAAACCCCGGCATGAATTACAAGAGCAATTGCAAATCGCTTAA